The Rickettsiales bacterium genome includes a region encoding these proteins:
- the ubiG gene encoding bifunctional 2-polyprenyl-6-hydroxyphenol methylase/3-demethylubiquinol 3-O-methyltransferase UbiG has protein sequence MTKEKNINNIAGSTVDTAEVDNFSRIADEWWDVSGKFAPLHKINPVRIEYIRDIILKYRDKNKSINDDSFKPLSEISLLDIGCGGGLIAEPMTRLGAAVTAIDASAKNISVASVHAQKMGLEIDYRNLTAEELVGTDEKFDVILALEILEHVADVPLFIKSCSALLKKDGIIICSTINRTVKSYALAIVAAEYILRMLPVGTHTWSKFIRPSELYADLEKNQLAVRDMAGMVFNPLSGNWRIDSKDLSVNYLITAVKQYSSL, from the coding sequence ATGACAAAAGAAAAAAATATTAATAATATTGCCGGTAGTACAGTAGATACAGCGGAGGTTGATAACTTCTCTCGTATCGCCGATGAATGGTGGGATGTAAGCGGGAAATTCGCACCACTACATAAAATAAATCCGGTAAGGATAGAATATATTAGGGATATTATACTGAAATATCGTGATAAAAATAAATCAATCAATGATGATTCTTTTAAGCCATTATCCGAGATTAGTCTTCTAGATATTGGTTGTGGTGGTGGGCTTATAGCTGAGCCAATGACAAGGCTTGGCGCTGCCGTGACAGCTATTGACGCTTCAGCGAAAAACATATCGGTCGCTAGCGTGCATGCTCAAAAAATGGGTCTTGAGATAGATTACCGTAATCTCACGGCTGAGGAGCTGGTAGGCACAGATGAAAAATTTGATGTGATTCTAGCGCTGGAAATATTGGAGCATGTAGCGGATGTCCCGCTATTCATAAAATCATGTTCTGCTTTACTAAAAAAAGATGGTATTATCATCTGCTCAACTATTAATCGGACGGTAAAATCATACGCTTTGGCTATAGTCGCCGCTGAGTATATATTAAGGATGCTACCGGTTGGAACCCATACATGGTCTAAGTTTATTCGTCCTAGCGAACTTTATGCCGATTTGGAAAAAAATCAACTTGCGGTAAGAGATATGGCTGGTATGGTCTTTAATCCACTTAGCGGTAATTGGCGGATTGATAGTAAGGATCTATCCGTGAATTATCTGATTACAGCGGTAAAACAGTATAGCAGTTTATAA
- a CDS encoding aspartate kinase, with protein MALIVQKFGGTSVGDIQRIRNAATKVKKELDLGNQVAVVVSAMSGVTNQLVGYVKEISELNTTQAWEEHDHIVSSGEQVTSGLLALCLNEMGIPARSYTGWQIPLRTDTTHGKARIKDIDAKVMLDKIAEGKVIVIAGFQGINEHGRISTLGRGGSDTSAVALAAALKADRCDIYTDVEGVYTTDPRIVPSARKLKKITYEEMLELASLGAKVLQSRSVEMAMNHEVTVQVLSSFSDKEGTLLVKEEDILEQKRITGIAYSRDDARISLTDVANIPGMSATLFGSLAKEEINVDMIVQNVTEGGRATDITFTVPKADLEKATNVVKNLHEKLKFKSLHTDSNVAKVSAVGVGMRSHTGIARTMFEALAEKNINISVISTSEIKISVLIADEYTELAVRALHSAFELEKE; from the coding sequence ATGGCACTTATAGTACAAAAATTTGGTGGAACTTCAGTTGGTGATATACAGCGCATCCGTAATGCGGCAACCAAAGTAAAGAAAGAACTGGATCTAGGCAATCAAGTAGCAGTTGTGGTGTCCGCAATGTCTGGTGTTACCAACCAACTAGTGGGATATGTCAAAGAGATTTCTGAGCTTAACACGACGCAGGCATGGGAGGAGCATGATCATATAGTATCATCCGGTGAGCAAGTAACAAGTGGTCTACTGGCGTTGTGCCTAAATGAAATGGGAATTCCCGCCCGCTCTTACACTGGCTGGCAAATTCCTCTTAGAACCGACACTACTCATGGTAAAGCCAGAATCAAAGATATTGACGCTAAGGTGATGCTGGACAAAATAGCCGAAGGCAAAGTAATCGTTATCGCTGGTTTTCAAGGAATAAATGAGCATGGGAGAATCTCAACGCTCGGACGTGGCGGCTCTGATACATCAGCAGTAGCCCTTGCCGCCGCCCTTAAAGCTGATCGTTGTGATATATATACTGACGTGGAAGGTGTTTATACCACCGATCCAAGAATAGTACCCTCCGCTCGCAAACTTAAAAAAATCACTTATGAGGAGATGCTGGAGCTAGCCTCACTTGGTGCGAAAGTTTTACAATCTCGTTCGGTTGAAATGGCGATGAATCATGAGGTCACCGTACAGGTACTTAGCAGCTTCAGCGATAAGGAAGGAACATTACTGGTTAAAGAGGAGGATATTTTGGAACAAAAACGCATAACAGGGATCGCTTACTCACGTGATGACGCGAGGATTTCCCTTACCGATGTAGCGAACATACCAGGTATGTCAGCGACATTATTTGGCTCGTTGGCGAAAGAGGAAATAAATGTTGACATGATCGTACAAAACGTAACCGAAGGTGGCAGAGCGACTGATATAACTTTTACCGTTCCCAAAGCTGATCTTGAGAAAGCGACCAATGTAGTAAAAAACCTGCATGAAAAGCTCAAATTTAAGTCTCTACATACTGATAGTAATGTAGCAAAGGTATCAGCGGTGGGTGTTGGTATGCGTAGCCATACTGGTATCGCTCGCACCATGTTTGAGGCTTTAGCGGAGAAAAATATCAATATCTCGGTCATCTCAACATCGGAAATAAAAATCAGTGTGTTGATAGCTGATGAGTATACCGAGCTTGCCGTACGCGCTCTCCACTCCGCTTTTGAGTTGGAGAAGGAATAA
- a CDS encoding type II toxin-antitoxin system prevent-host-death family antitoxin yields MTISVNIHEAKAQLSHLINLVEQGESVQICRRNVPVAEFKKIEKKKKSKRQFGLLKGKVHVPPEFFEPMSEEELALWYDAPINSNDADKP; encoded by the coding sequence ATGACCATATCAGTTAATATACATGAAGCCAAAGCTCAGCTTTCTCATCTGATCAATCTTGTTGAGCAAGGGGAGAGTGTACAGATTTGCCGCCGCAATGTGCCGGTTGCCGAGTTCAAAAAAATTGAAAAAAAGAAAAAATCAAAAAGACAGTTTGGTTTATTAAAGGGCAAGGTTCATGTCCCGCCAGAGTTTTTTGAGCCGATGTCAGAGGAGGAGTTAGCTTTATGGTATGACGCTCCAATCAATAGCAACGATGCGGATAAACCTTGA
- a CDS encoding helix-turn-helix domain-containing protein — MSSSYQSEIGQTLKNAREDLRVSLRAASEELYIRAHYLKALEEGNLEELPGAAYVKGYLQAYAVFLHLDKDEILRRFDLVERKMPSRSLFFPKVFSEEKSPSLLIIWGGFILVVVSYMTWYFMFRPSTTNISIVDTPPAMAYYSDESRADSLLNMPCALEPTIYPPCYYKIEDDLVKYYQFLPQNNMNASVMELYEQN; from the coding sequence ATGTCATCATCTTACCAAAGTGAAATTGGGCAGACATTGAAGAACGCTCGTGAGGATTTACGGGTTTCTCTGCGTGCGGCTTCAGAGGAGCTATATATACGCGCGCATTATCTTAAGGCTCTTGAGGAAGGCAATCTTGAGGAGTTACCGGGTGCCGCTTATGTTAAAGGTTATCTGCAAGCTTACGCGGTTTTTCTTCATCTTGATAAAGATGAGATATTAAGGCGCTTTGATTTGGTTGAGCGTAAAATGCCTAGTCGTAGCCTATTTTTTCCAAAAGTTTTCAGTGAGGAAAAAAGCCCATCTCTGCTTATCATTTGGGGAGGTTTTATATTGGTGGTGGTTTCATATATGACGTGGTATTTCATGTTTAGACCTAGTACGACAAATATATCAATTGTAGATACTCCACCCGCTATGGCTTATTACAGCGATGAGAGTAGGGCGGATTCGTTGCTTAATATGCCGTGCGCGCTTGAGCCGACTATATATCCACCTTGCTATTATAAAATTGAGGATGATTTGGTAAAATATTACCAATTTCTACCACAAAATAATATGAATGCTTCTGTCATGGAATTGTATGAACAAAATTAA
- a CDS encoding type II toxin-antitoxin system VapC family toxin, whose amino-acid sequence MDLLLDTHCFIWLNYAENKIPESVMEMLADEEYSLLLSSISIWEICQKYTSGKLELHIPPEDLIAHAKHSFGIEILDFTEVDNYRLQSLPKIHKDPFDRMLICQAIENQLAIVTDDKMISSYPIKIIW is encoded by the coding sequence ATGGATTTGTTGCTTGATACTCATTGTTTTATTTGGCTTAATTACGCTGAAAATAAAATTCCTGAATCAGTTATGGAAATGCTGGCTGATGAAGAGTATAGCTTGCTACTTAGTAGCATATCAATTTGGGAAATATGTCAGAAATATACTTCTGGTAAATTAGAATTGCATATTCCACCAGAGGATTTGATTGCTCACGCCAAGCATTCATTTGGTATTGAGATACTAGATTTTACAGAGGTGGATAATTATCGTTTGCAATCTCTACCCAAAATCCATAAAGACCCGTTTGATCGGATGCTTATCTGTCAAGCGATAGAAAACCAGCTTGCCATCGTGACCGATGATAAAATGATAAGTTCTTATCCAATAAAAATAATTTGGTAG
- a CDS encoding GNAT family N-acetyltransferase produces MKKIPEEECIIRQIDESYSSILTNIHKKCFPRYLEREAFTDFFSVKNTFAFIAIDSTKKDMTDAAIAMIVYRTMFEQAEILTIGTIPDYQGQGIAKILLRKAVDNCKQEGAKRLLLEVEVGNEVAIKLYKDNGFVQIDRRKLYYRQIDGTYTDALVMLKKLY; encoded by the coding sequence ATGAAAAAAATACCGGAAGAAGAGTGTATTATACGTCAGATTGACGAGAGCTATTCCAGTATACTTACTAACATTCATAAAAAATGTTTCCCCAGATATTTGGAGCGTGAGGCTTTTACTGATTTTTTCTCGGTAAAAAATACTTTTGCTTTTATAGCCATCGACAGTACAAAGAAAGATATGACAGACGCGGCAATAGCCATGATCGTTTATCGTACAATGTTTGAGCAGGCGGAAATACTTACTATCGGTACTATTCCTGATTATCAAGGACAAGGTATAGCAAAAATTTTGCTGCGAAAGGCCGTTGATAACTGTAAGCAAGAAGGAGCCAAAAGGTTATTACTTGAAGTTGAGGTTGGTAATGAGGTCGCTATAAAATTATATAAAGATAACGGATTCGTACAAATAGATCGCCGTAAGCTTTATTACCGACAAATTGATGGCACCTATACCGACGCTCTTGTAATGTTGAAAAAATTATATTAA
- the ispG gene encoding flavodoxin-dependent (E)-4-hydroxy-3-methylbut-2-enyl-diphosphate synthase: protein MISKRRFSKQVMVGGVAVGGDAPVVVQSMTNTDTADIDKTVTQVRDLAMAGSEIVRLTVNNEAAAKSIPIVKEQLDKAGINVPLVGDFHYNGHTLLKNFPDMAKSLAKYRINPGNVGFADKQDAQFSQMVEAAATYKKPIRIGVNWGSLDQQMLAFVMDENAKSENPKEADEVAREALIRSAITSAKRAEEIGLNSENIILSCKVSRVQDLIGLYRDLATRCDYALHLGLTEAGMGSKGIVASTAALAVLLQEGIGDTIRISLTPEPNGDRAREVRVAQEILQTMGLRAFTPQVTACPGCGRTTSTVFQELADKIQNYLRAQMPLWKEKYKGVENMNVAVMGCIVNGPGESKHANIGISLPGTGEQPAAPVFVDGKKIKTLRGNKIAEEFQDIVEEYVIGNYSAY, encoded by the coding sequence GTGATAAGTAAGCGTAGATTCAGTAAGCAAGTTATGGTAGGTGGGGTCGCTGTTGGTGGTGACGCTCCAGTAGTGGTGCAATCCATGACCAATACCGATACAGCGGATATAGATAAGACAGTGACGCAGGTACGTGATTTAGCGATGGCGGGCTCTGAGATAGTACGTCTTACAGTAAATAATGAGGCAGCGGCGAAATCAATTCCAATAGTCAAAGAACAGCTAGATAAAGCAGGAATAAATGTACCGCTAGTTGGTGATTTTCACTATAACGGTCATACATTACTTAAAAATTTCCCCGATATGGCGAAATCTCTTGCTAAATACCGCATTAATCCGGGTAATGTTGGCTTTGCCGATAAACAGGACGCGCAATTCTCGCAGATGGTAGAGGCGGCGGCTACATATAAAAAACCAATCCGTATCGGAGTGAATTGGGGAAGTCTTGACCAGCAAATGTTAGCTTTTGTCATGGATGAGAACGCGAAGAGCGAAAATCCAAAAGAAGCCGATGAGGTAGCAAGAGAGGCTCTAATTCGTTCAGCCATCACTAGTGCCAAGAGAGCGGAGGAAATCGGGCTTAATTCGGAAAATATAATACTTTCATGCAAAGTTAGTAGGGTGCAGGATTTAATAGGATTATATAGAGATCTCGCCACTCGCTGTGATTATGCTCTGCATTTAGGGCTCACTGAGGCTGGTATGGGTAGTAAGGGAATAGTCGCCTCAACCGCCGCTCTTGCCGTTTTGCTTCAGGAAGGCATTGGTGATACTATACGTATTTCCCTAACACCAGAGCCAAATGGTGATAGAGCGCGGGAAGTCCGTGTCGCGCAGGAAATATTACAGACTATGGGACTGCGGGCATTTACCCCACAAGTTACCGCTTGTCCGGGTTGTGGGCGCACTACCAGCACGGTGTTTCAGGAATTAGCTGATAAGATACAAAATTATCTGCGCGCGCAAATGCCGCTATGGAAAGAAAAATATAAAGGCGTGGAAAATATGAATGTGGCGGTGATGGGCTGTATCGTAAATGGACCGGGTGAGAGCAAACACGCTAATATTGGTATTAGCCTGCCCGGAACCGGTGAACAACCAGCCGCTCCTGTATTTGTGGATGGCAAGAAGATAAAAACCCTGCGTGGTAACAAAATAGCTGAGGAATTTCAGGATATTGTAGAAGAGTATGTGATAGGAAATTATTCGGCGTATTAG